The genomic window GACCTCTATGACGTCGACTACCAATACGGCTCGCCGGAGCCCTCCGACCCCGAACAGACGCGGCGGATTCTGACCCTGCTTCTGCCGTCGGAATACTGACGCCCTCCGTCCCTAATCACCGCCCCGGACCACCCTTGCACAAAGGGCGGTCCTTTCGGGCTGGCGGGTTTCCAAGGGCCGCGATGGTTGCGTCCCGCCCGCCGCAGGAGACCAGACATGCCCAAGACACTCGACTACCAGATCACTCTGTACCCGGCTCATCGCGATGGCGCATTTGTCGTCACCCAGTTCCAGATGTTGGGGAGCTACCCCGAGAAGCGCGTCCAGGCTGCGGGCATGGATGACCTTATCGACAAGGTGACGCAGTTCGCGATGGAGCATGGCGAGAGCTGCAGTGCCTCGGTGCGCTGCCTCGCCCCGCGCAAACCGCCCGGGTTCAAACGTGCGACCGAGAACCTCTATTTCAACCTGGTTGACCGGACGACTGAGAAACGCGGCGACGCCGCGGCCTGAAGCCTCCCAACGGAAACCTCCGGGGCGGCCTCGCGCAACGGTCGCCCTCCCTTCCCTTAATTCCAAAGGACCAAAGACATGACACAAGTGAATGATTTCTACACGCAGATGCTCGAATCTCAGAGACGGGCTGCCGAACAGCGGGTCGAGACCCGCGCGGCGCTCCTTACCGAGCTGCGCGCCCTCGGTGTGAGGAGCATCAAGGTGCAATACGAAGGCTACGGCGACTCCGGCAATGTCGAGGATGTCGTCGTGAGCCCTGACACGATCACCCTGACAGAAGAGTTGCGGCACCGGTCGAAGACTTCGGCTGGGACTTCGCCTATGCGCTGAGCCCCGGTTTCGAGAACAACGAAGGCGGCTATGGCGAACTGACCTGGGCGCTCGAGGTGGACAAGATCGGTGTCAGCCACTCGAACCGCTATATCGAGACCGACACCACCGAACACGAGGGGCTCTGACATGGCGCATCCCCTCCACCACGCCGAAAGCTCTGCCCGCAAGTTCGGCGGCGTGCCTGAAGATTATCAGCATGTGCATGACTGGTTTGACTCATCCAAAGAGCACCTCGCGATCTTTACGCATCGTGCACACCGGCACCACGCGCTCGGGATCTTCGAGGCCGAACGACTGTTTGGGCGCAGCCTGACCAACAGCGCTGGCCGGGTCGTCCCGATCCGCTGGATTGGTGAGCAGCATGTGCGCGAAGACTGTCAGGGCCGTATTCCATCGCTGGCGGATTGGCTCGGACGCATTCAGCCGGAACCATGGATGGCCAATGGCCGGATCGACAACGATCCAACGCAGATCGGCAGCGATCCGCGCGCGGCCTGGATCGAAGCAGTCGCCAATCACCAGACCATTCTCGGCTTTGAGGATTGGCTGCTGAAGGTCTCGGTTGAGCACACCCAGCATCGCCAGAACCGCGCCGCCGCCTGAGCCGCCGGGCGGCAAGCTTACGAACCATCTGACCACGTCCAGATCGACCCGCTCGAGCCGCAACCGGCTCAGCGGGTCGATTTCGTTTCAAGAAAGGAGATCGAGATGCACGACCCGGTCCATCAGGAGGCCTACCAGGGCCACACCATCAAAATCTACCATGATCCCGATACTGAGAGCCCACGGGAGTGGTCCAATCTCGGCACGCTGATTTGCTGGCACCGACGCTATCGGCTGGGTGACAGCCATCAGTTCGACAACCCCGAGGCGTTCCTGCGCGACCTCTCGGGCGTCTCGGCGCTGAGGGAACTTTCAATCGAACAGCTGCGCGACCGCGCGCGCGCAAGGCAATCCTTTTGCCCGTGTTTCTCTATGATCACTCTGGCCTCGCGATGAACACCATCGGTTTCACTGCCCGTGGGATTCCGGTCAGGTGGGCTTCATCTACGTGACGCTCGCGGCGGTCCGGACGGAGTTTGGCGTGGAACGTGTCACCAAGGCGTTGCGCGAAAAGGCCGAAGACATCCTGCGCGGTGAAATCGTCAGCTACGACGCCTATCTCGACGGCGGGTCTATGGCTATGTGATTGAGCAGGACGGCGAAGAGGTCGATGCCTGCTGGGGGTCGTCGGCGATTATGTGACCGACTGTTTGCCGGAGGCACGGCGTGCGGTGCCTGATCATGAGCCGAAACAGTCAACATATTCCGATATGGCTCAGGCCACCCATAGGCAAATCGGTCTGCTACGGCGGGCAGGATTTACAGCGCGGCCTTAGCAAGCTTGATGTTCCGTCAATGCTGCAATGCAGAAATAACATAGGGCAGCTATTGTGCAGGCGCAGCATGGCCCCTATCTTAAGTCATGTGATCAGTTCCTCCTCCTCCCTGAGCTGATCCAGAATAATCGGCGGCATCCACCTCCTCCCGGATGCCGCCTTTTTATTTTGTGGCGATTTCACAATCGGCGGATTCGGGCCACTAAACGCTCAACACTCTGAGGTATCAACAGGTTTTAGAACTCGGTTGTGTTCGATGTCTGGCTGCAGGTCTCTCGAACAGCAACAGAAGTTCCCTACCTGAGACTGGCTTGTAATACGGCGCTCATCGTTTGCGGTGTCCGCCCGAGGATACGTGACAGTGTGGGATCGACCGTTGAGAATTCACCCGCCCGCGCCGCGCGGTAGTAGCCCAACATAACGGCGGTTGAGCCTTCTGGAACACCGGAGGCCCGCGCATTTGCTTGCAGGACATCTTCGCTGATCAAAACGCGTTCGACAGGCCTGCCCATTATCTGACCCGCGCGCTCCGCCAGCTCGGCAAGGTCGAGCGCTTCAGCCCGGTCAACGGCGGCGTCGGGCCGTCAATCACCTCCTGCCCGCGAGCAAG from Celeribacter baekdonensis includes these protein-coding regions:
- a CDS encoding DUF6878 family protein, whose amino-acid sequence is MTQVNDFYTQMLESQRRAAEQRVETRAALLTELRALGVRSIKVQYEGYGDSGNVEDVVVSPDTITLTEELRHRSKTSAGTSPMR
- a CDS encoding DUF6915 family protein, producing the protein MAHPLHHAESSARKFGGVPEDYQHVHDWFDSSKEHLAIFTHRAHRHHALGIFEAERLFGRSLTNSAGRVVPIRWIGEQHVREDCQGRIPSLADWLGRIQPEPWMANGRIDNDPTQIGSDPRAAWIEAVANHQTILGFEDWLLKVSVEHTQHRQNRAAA
- a CDS encoding DUF6878 family protein gives rise to the protein MSPGFENNEGGYGELTWALEVDKIGVSHSNRYIETDTTEHEGL